Within the Erigeron canadensis isolate Cc75 chromosome 6, C_canadensis_v1, whole genome shotgun sequence genome, the region TTCCGGAACCATCAAACTGgtaattgttttttttcatatgatgCAAAAGATACAATTTCTAAGTATTGGTTTTTGGGCAAATCTTGAAAATGTAATATGGAAGGAAGCTATTATCTTTTGTAATTACATTTCCTTGTCAGATTTGTGTGTTACCCTTTTTTGTTTGTAACAATTCTAAGTATGAATGCTTCGCAAgctacactttttttttttcctatccaGTATTTTAATCTCAGCAAACAATTCGGTGATTGAAACAAAAACTAAGTATCTTTTTTCAAACTAAAGGTTGGACATGTGGGTGCTAGGGCTGGGTAATGAGTTAAAGCGGGTAATATTTAGTACGGTTAAATTAATCCGGATCTGGTCGACCCGTACACATTTTTCTAAGTCTTCTAATAAACTAATGTTTTACATACTAAAAAGCAATAACTATATTGTTGCAGTgatattgtattttttaaattaaaaaaaataagaaggtTGTATGTAATTTTGAGTACACTTTGGGTGTTTAACCAGTTTAACTGCCGTTCAAACTGTTTTCGTTAGCTAGTTTTTAAAacttacccatttgacccatcaGAGACGGAGTTGAAATGGTTGCTCTAAATTCAATGCATCCGTCAGTTGGTCTTTTGTAATGCATTATCCTCCCACTGCTTGTGTTTAATTCGACAGTTAAGTAATGGAGCTTTTCTGACATGTGCCCGATTATGCAGCTCATTAGGTATGTGCAAGAGATGTGGTGATCTAAGGTTGATTGCATGCTCAAATTGCAAAGGTTCCGGGTCACTCAGACAAGGTGGCACATTTAGTTTTGGACCCCTTGAGGAAGTTTCTTCTGTTGGGAAGTCAAAGATTAGTTCATTATCGTGCAACAAATGTCGATCTAGAGGGCATTTTCCTTGCCCTGAGTGCTCTAAAGTACCAACAACTTAATCGTCCGTGTTCTGTTTAAATGATCATGTCATTGTTGATTACTTAAACAAAAATGTGTCTATAATCTTATATTGAGAAATGAGAATCCTTAATGTGTAATGTATATCTCACTATTACGAATATAATGGTTTGAAAACAACTTGGTCCTGATTCACTTAACTCTAcattatatataagtaatatataGGGTTAACGGGAGCACTTTGATCTTGATAGGTTCAGCAATTATGATGATAATTGTTTTAGGGTTGCTAATACGGTTGGTGACTTATTGGTAAGCCGATAAGGTACTTGTACAGTTG harbors:
- the LOC122604050 gene encoding uncharacterized protein LOC122604050, giving the protein MLEHITASEVAGYGVGVLLLCATISAPKIDSYISASQRSSLGMCKRCGDLRLIACSNCKGSGSLRQGGTFSFGPLEEVSSVGKSKISSLSCNKCRSRGHFPCPECSKVPTT